The Methylomarinum vadi genome has a window encoding:
- the glgA gene encoding glycogen synthase GlgA, whose protein sequence is MKKILFATSEAHPLIKTGGLADVAGSLPKALAELGQDIRLIMPNYQGIKNEEHPRYICTLRVDNRDVNILETHLPGSGVIVWLVDYRPFFDFPGNPYVDENGNPWHNIADRFALFCRVVNEVAMDRAYLDWRPDIVHCNDWQSGLVPALLSLEENSPATVFTIHNMAYQGIFPSSTFHALNLSNKLWHTDGVEFHGMLSFLKGGLAYADRITTVSATYANEIQTPEFGYGLEGLLSHKHTVLSGILNGMDLEQWDPAADPHIASNYTARTIKQKLVNKTALQERMSLPVDENIPVFGLISRLVEQKGIDLVLACLPYMVKLPLQFVLLGSGDKSIELKVQNFAHLYPDKVAITIGYDEQLAHQIEAGADIFLMPSRFEPCGLNQMYSQRYGTIPVVRKTGGLADTIEDALPHTIADGTATGISFNDASPGALMEAIKRALILYETKHFWKKIQLSAMKKDFSWENSANQYLALYNEL, encoded by the coding sequence ATGAAAAAAATACTCTTTGCAACCTCCGAGGCTCACCCGCTGATCAAGACCGGCGGTCTGGCCGATGTCGCCGGCAGCCTGCCTAAGGCGCTGGCGGAACTGGGGCAGGATATCCGCCTGATCATGCCAAACTACCAGGGCATCAAGAACGAGGAGCATCCACGCTATATCTGTACCCTACGGGTCGATAACCGTGATGTCAACATTCTCGAAACCCACCTGCCCGGCTCCGGCGTCATAGTCTGGCTGGTAGACTATCGTCCTTTTTTCGATTTCCCCGGCAACCCATATGTCGACGAAAACGGCAATCCGTGGCACAACATCGCCGATCGTTTCGCCCTTTTTTGCCGCGTCGTCAACGAAGTCGCGATGGACCGCGCCTATCTCGACTGGCGCCCGGATATCGTTCATTGCAACGATTGGCAAAGCGGCCTGGTTCCAGCGTTGTTGTCCTTGGAAGAAAACTCCCCGGCCACCGTGTTCACGATTCATAACATGGCTTATCAGGGCATTTTCCCCAGCAGCACCTTCCACGCCCTGAACCTGTCGAATAAATTGTGGCATACCGATGGCGTTGAGTTTCACGGCATGCTGTCTTTTCTGAAGGGAGGCCTCGCCTATGCCGACCGTATCACCACCGTCAGCGCGACCTATGCCAATGAAATCCAGACGCCCGAATTCGGATACGGCCTGGAAGGGCTGCTCAGTCACAAGCATACTGTGTTGAGCGGCATTTTGAACGGTATGGACCTGGAACAATGGGACCCGGCCGCCGATCCGCATATCGCCAGCAATTACACGGCGCGCACCATTAAGCAAAAACTCGTGAACAAAACCGCGCTGCAGGAAAGAATGTCCTTGCCGGTCGACGAAAATATCCCGGTATTCGGCTTGATCAGTCGATTGGTGGAACAAAAAGGCATTGATCTGGTGCTGGCCTGCCTACCATATATGGTTAAACTGCCCTTGCAATTTGTCTTGCTCGGCAGCGGGGACAAGAGCATCGAGTTGAAAGTCCAGAATTTCGCCCACCTCTATCCGGACAAGGTTGCGATCACCATCGGCTACGACGAACAACTGGCTCACCAGATCGAAGCCGGAGCCGATATATTCCTGATGCCTTCCCGTTTCGAACCATGCGGCCTCAACCAAATGTATAGCCAGCGCTACGGCACGATCCCCGTCGTCCGAAAAACCGGAGGACTGGCGGACACGATTGAAGACGCCCTGCCCCACACCATTGCCGACGGCACGGCCACCGGCATCAGTTTCAACGACGCCTCTCCCGGAGCGCTAATGGAAGCGATCAAGCGTGCTTTGATTCTGTACGAAACCAAACATTTCTGGAAAAAGATCCAACTAAGCGCGATGAAAAAAGATTTTTCCTGGGAAAATAGCGCCAACCAATACCTGGCTCTCTACAACGAGCTGTAA
- a CDS encoding winged helix-turn-helix domain-containing protein — MKKPKTTTVKPSSEVRSKKDIVTETTQAKTNKPSAKPTASKKSQPAAGKSVKAAAPISIPERVGLTAGDIWHYLDKNGETSVSTLLKEISEEEKIIQRSIGWLAQEGKLTFASSGRTEIVALKS; from the coding sequence ATGAAAAAACCCAAAACAACGACCGTAAAACCAAGCTCAGAAGTAAGGAGCAAAAAAGATATCGTAACCGAAACGACGCAAGCTAAAACCAATAAGCCAAGTGCGAAGCCGACCGCCAGCAAAAAAAGCCAACCGGCGGCCGGCAAATCCGTCAAGGCTGCTGCACCCATCTCCATACCCGAGCGGGTTGGATTGACAGCAGGCGACATCTGGCATTATCTGGATAAGAATGGAGAAACATCCGTTTCGACATTGCTCAAGGAAATCTCGGAAGAAGAAAAAATCATCCAGCGCAGCATTGGCTGGCTGGCTCAGGAAGGAAAGTTGACATTTGCTTCCAGCGGACGTACCGAGATTGTCGCTTTGAAGTCATAG
- a CDS encoding HlyC/CorC family transporter, whose translation MNDDNPPSSQSQHKSFIDRIGQMLSGEPQDQEDLLEILREAQKKRLLDSDALSMIEGVLQVSEMRVRDIMIPRIQMVVVPKDAELETIFPLVLEFGHSRFPVIEDDRSKVVGILMAKDLLAHALQNKTKKVEEIMRPPSVVPESKRLNVLLKEFRTERNHMAIVVDEYGMAAGLVTIEDVLEQIVGEIEDEHDSGEEEYIHQRSKREFTLKALTPIEEFNDYFGAELDDEECDTIGGFIVQQLERLPKKGEKLEFGRFRFEVLRADNRRIHLLKLKLKKDKHLD comes from the coding sequence ATGAACGACGATAACCCCCCGAGTAGTCAGTCACAACATAAGAGTTTTATCGACCGAATCGGTCAAATGTTGTCCGGGGAGCCGCAAGATCAGGAAGACTTGCTGGAAATACTGAGGGAAGCACAGAAAAAACGTTTATTGGATTCCGACGCCTTATCGATGATCGAAGGCGTGCTGCAAGTCAGTGAAATGCGGGTCAGGGATATCATGATTCCGCGTATTCAGATGGTAGTCGTGCCGAAGGATGCCGAATTGGAGACTATTTTTCCGTTGGTGCTGGAGTTCGGCCACTCTCGTTTTCCGGTGATCGAAGACGATCGCAGTAAAGTAGTTGGAATATTGATGGCTAAGGATTTGCTTGCCCATGCATTGCAGAATAAGACCAAGAAGGTGGAGGAGATCATGCGTCCACCCAGTGTCGTTCCGGAAAGTAAGCGTTTAAACGTACTCTTGAAGGAATTTCGTACCGAACGAAATCACATGGCGATTGTGGTCGATGAATACGGTATGGCGGCAGGATTGGTCACCATAGAAGATGTGTTGGAGCAGATCGTCGGCGAAATCGAGGACGAACACGATTCCGGAGAAGAAGAATATATCCATCAGCGCAGTAAACGCGAATTCACGTTGAAGGCCTTGACCCCGATCGAGGAGTTTAACGATTATTTTGGCGCCGAGCTGGACGATGAGGAATGCGATACCATCGGCGGCTTTATCGTTCAGCAATTGGAACGCTTACCCAAAAAAGGGGAAAAATTGGAATTCGGCCGTTTCCGCTTCGAAGTATTACGGGCCGATAACCGCAGGATACATTTGCTCAAATTGAAGCTGAAAAAAGATAAGCACCTGGATTAA
- the ybeY gene encoding rRNA maturation RNase YbeY, translating into MLEIQIATEMTELPDSDQFQQWVDAALGDSETDNEIVIRVVDEDESSQLNQQYRHKSGPTNILSFPFEAPPGMELELLGDLVVCAPVVAREAKRQQKKLLDHWAHIIVHGVLHLLGYDHIDDADAERMESLEINILQQLNIRNPYLEESEP; encoded by the coding sequence CTGCTGGAAATACAAATCGCCACCGAAATGACCGAGTTGCCGGATAGCGATCAATTTCAGCAATGGGTGGATGCGGCGCTCGGCGATAGCGAAACCGATAATGAAATCGTCATCCGTGTCGTCGATGAGGACGAAAGTTCTCAACTCAATCAGCAATACCGGCATAAGTCAGGCCCGACCAATATCTTGAGTTTTCCGTTCGAAGCGCCGCCGGGCATGGAGCTCGAATTGCTGGGCGATTTAGTGGTCTGCGCACCGGTCGTGGCCAGGGAAGCGAAACGGCAACAAAAAAAATTATTGGATCATTGGGCCCATATCATTGTGCATGGGGTCCTTCATCTGTTAGGTTATGATCATATCGATGATGCCGACGCCGAGCGGATGGAATCTTTGGAAATCAATATTCTTCAACAACTTAATATACGAAATCCTTATCTGGAGGAAAGCGAACCATGA
- a CDS encoding PhoH family protein — MSSSNYSREITLLPADNQRLSNLCGQFDAHIRQIEQRLKVEIANRGNHFRVSGYDEAVNAACAVIEKLFEISEHEEINPEQVHLALQDSSIDQILQVSAEAPQEAVFIKTKRGVIKGRGPNQQDYLHKILTHDINFGVGPAGTGKTYLAVACAVEALQREKVRRIVLVRPAVEAGEKLGFLPGDMAQKVDPYLRPLYDALYEMLGFDRVEKLIERNVIEVAPLAFMRGRTLNDSFIILDEAQNTTTEQIKMFLTRVGFGSTAVVTGDITQIDLPDERKSGLIQVLKVLKDVEGVSFTFFGVRDVVRHPLVQRIVSAYEQYEQRQGQ, encoded by the coding sequence TTGTCCAGTTCCAATTATTCCCGGGAAATTACGCTGTTACCGGCCGATAACCAACGTTTGTCTAATCTATGCGGTCAATTCGACGCACATATACGCCAGATCGAGCAGCGCCTGAAGGTTGAAATTGCCAACCGTGGCAACCATTTCAGGGTGAGCGGTTATGACGAGGCGGTCAATGCGGCTTGTGCCGTGATTGAAAAGTTATTCGAGATCTCCGAACACGAGGAGATCAATCCCGAGCAGGTGCATCTGGCGCTGCAGGATTCAAGCATCGACCAAATTTTGCAAGTTTCCGCCGAGGCTCCGCAGGAGGCAGTTTTTATCAAGACCAAACGCGGCGTCATAAAGGGGCGTGGACCCAATCAGCAGGACTATCTGCATAAGATTCTGACGCACGATATCAATTTCGGCGTCGGACCGGCGGGCACCGGCAAGACTTATCTGGCCGTGGCTTGTGCCGTGGAAGCCTTGCAACGGGAAAAGGTCAGGCGTATCGTGTTGGTTCGGCCAGCGGTCGAGGCAGGCGAGAAGTTGGGGTTCCTGCCCGGCGATATGGCGCAAAAAGTTGACCCGTATTTACGGCCTTTATATGATGCGCTTTATGAAATGTTGGGTTTCGATCGGGTCGAAAAATTGATCGAAAGGAATGTGATCGAGGTTGCGCCGCTGGCCTTCATGCGCGGGCGCACGCTGAACGACTCTTTCATTATTCTCGACGAGGCGCAAAATACCACGACCGAACAGATCAAAATGTTCCTGACCCGGGTGGGTTTCGGCTCCACGGCTGTCGTTACCGGCGATATCACTCAGATAGACTTGCCCGATGAACGCAAGTCCGGCTTGATTCAGGTATTGAAGGTGCTCAAAGATGTCGAAGGCGTAAGTTTTACTTTTTTTGGGGTGCGGGATGTCGTCAGGCATCCTTTGGTGCAGCGTATTGTTTCGGCTTATGAGCAATATGAACAGCGCCAGGGACAATGA
- the miaB gene encoding tRNA (N6-isopentenyl adenosine(37)-C2)-methylthiotransferase MiaB — MTQKLYIQTNGCQMNEYDSDKMRDVLQASHGLEMTENPEEADVLLLNTCSIREKAQEKVFSAVGRWKKIKDKRPGIIIGVGGCVASQEGEAIQKRAPYVDIVFGPQTLHRLPELLNEARNDHKKVVDISFPEIEKFDSLPEPRAEGPKAFVSVMEGCSKYCTYCVVPYTRGEEISRPLNDVIAEIETLARQGVREINLLGQNVNAYRGEMEDGDIASFALLLHYVAAVEGIDRIRFTTSHPLEFTDDIIEAFAEIPQLVNHLHLPVQSGSDRILAEMKRGHTRADYLETINKIKAVRPGISLSSDFIVGFPGETDEEFDDTMALIEEIGFDFSYSFIFSPRPGTPAADYPDPVDMVVKKQRLARLQTRLEEMAQVISQSMVDTVQTVLVEGVSKKSPLHMTGRTENNRAVNFIAHPRLAGQFVDVLITEALPNSLRGRLVESSVAKIVQHA; from the coding sequence ATGACACAAAAACTTTATATACAGACCAATGGCTGCCAGATGAATGAGTACGATTCCGATAAAATGCGGGACGTGCTGCAAGCATCGCACGGGTTGGAAATGACCGAAAACCCGGAAGAGGCCGATGTTCTGTTGTTGAATACCTGTTCAATTAGAGAAAAAGCGCAGGAAAAGGTCTTTTCCGCGGTTGGGCGTTGGAAAAAAATCAAGGATAAGCGGCCCGGCATTATCATCGGGGTCGGCGGTTGCGTCGCCAGCCAGGAAGGCGAGGCGATTCAGAAACGCGCGCCTTACGTCGATATCGTCTTCGGCCCGCAAACCCTGCATCGTTTGCCGGAGTTGCTGAACGAAGCGCGCAACGACCACAAAAAAGTGGTCGATATTTCCTTTCCGGAAATCGAAAAATTCGATTCCTTGCCCGAACCGCGCGCGGAAGGCCCCAAAGCCTTCGTTTCGGTGATGGAGGGTTGCAGTAAATATTGCACTTATTGTGTCGTCCCTTATACGCGTGGCGAGGAAATCAGCCGTCCGCTCAACGACGTGATTGCCGAAATCGAGACGCTGGCGCGGCAGGGCGTGCGCGAGATCAATCTGCTGGGACAAAACGTCAACGCCTATCGCGGCGAGATGGAAGACGGCGATATCGCCAGTTTTGCCTTGTTGTTGCATTATGTCGCCGCTGTCGAAGGCATCGACCGCATACGCTTTACCACGTCGCATCCATTGGAATTCACCGACGACATCATCGAGGCGTTCGCCGAGATACCGCAACTGGTCAATCATTTGCATCTGCCGGTACAAAGCGGCAGTGATCGCATTCTGGCGGAAATGAAACGCGGTCACACGCGTGCCGATTATCTGGAGACCATCAATAAAATCAAGGCGGTGCGCCCTGGTATCAGCCTGTCTTCCGATTTTATCGTCGGCTTCCCGGGTGAAACCGATGAGGAATTCGACGACACGATGGCGCTGATCGAGGAAATCGGATTCGACTTTTCCTACAGTTTCATCTTCAGTCCCAGACCGGGAACCCCGGCGGCGGATTATCCCGATCCGGTCGATATGGTGGTGAAAAAGCAGCGACTGGCGCGCCTTCAGACGCGCCTGGAGGAAATGGCGCAGGTCATTTCCCAATCCATGGTCGACACTGTGCAGACCGTATTAGTGGAAGGTGTTTCGAAAAAGAGTCCGTTGCATATGACCGGACGCACCGAAAATAATCGAGCGGTTAATTTTATCGCGCATCCCCGCTTGGCCGGACAATTTGTCGATGTGCTGATTACCGAAGCCTTGCCGAATTCACTACGAGGCCGCTTGGTCGAGTCCTCGGTTGCCAAAATTGTTCAACACGCCTGA
- the pmbA gene encoding metalloprotease PmbA: MQNEEEINRLKNIVQDLLDEAKRQGASGAEAGLSVDNGLSVTARLGEVETIEYHCDQGLAVTVYFGQRKGSASSNDLSPDALKETVKAACSIARYASEDPYAGLPDPTLLASEFLDLDLNHPWQLDAEQAIDLAIECENAARRFDAEITNSEGASVNSHQGVRVLGNSLGFLHGYRSSRHALSCSVLAQRDDKMQRDYWYTVARDPRCLESARSVGEMAAQRTIRRLGARGLSTRQCPVLYAAEVASGLAGSLIGAVSGGNLYRKSSFLLDALDTQILPEFVRIHEQPHLKAGLGSANYDSEGVATRERDIVADGVLQSYVLSTYSARKLGMQSTGNADGVHNLTVEPGGKDFATMLRQMDRGLLVTELMGQGVNMVTGDYSRGASGFWVENGEIQYPVEEITIAGNLRDMFRHIVAIGNDVDLRGNIRTGSILVEQMSVAGE; encoded by the coding sequence GTGCAAAACGAGGAAGAAATCAATCGCTTGAAAAATATAGTCCAGGATCTGCTGGACGAGGCCAAAAGGCAAGGGGCCAGTGGCGCCGAGGCCGGCTTGAGTGTCGATAACGGCTTGTCGGTGACCGCGCGTCTGGGCGAGGTGGAGACGATCGAATACCACTGCGACCAAGGCTTGGCGGTGACGGTTTATTTCGGGCAGCGGAAAGGCTCGGCCAGCAGCAACGATCTGTCGCCGGATGCCTTGAAAGAAACCGTCAAAGCGGCCTGCAGCATAGCCCGCTATGCCAGCGAGGACCCCTATGCCGGTTTGCCCGATCCAACATTGCTGGCTTCCGAATTTCTCGATCTCGACTTGAATCATCCCTGGCAATTGGATGCCGAGCAGGCCATCGATCTTGCGATCGAATGCGAGAATGCGGCGCGCCGTTTCGATGCCGAGATCACCAATTCGGAAGGCGCGAGCGTCAACAGCCACCAGGGTGTTCGGGTCTTGGGGAATTCCCTGGGATTCCTGCATGGTTACCGTTCCAGCCGCCATGCGCTGAGTTGTTCGGTGTTGGCGCAGCGCGACGACAAGATGCAGCGCGATTACTGGTACACCGTTGCTAGGGATCCGCGCTGCCTGGAGTCGGCGCGAAGCGTCGGAGAAATGGCGGCGCAAAGAACGATCCGTAGGCTTGGCGCGCGCGGCTTGTCGACCCGCCAATGCCCGGTGCTGTATGCGGCCGAGGTGGCTTCCGGTTTGGCCGGTTCGTTGATCGGGGCGGTCAGCGGCGGAAATCTGTACCGCAAGTCGTCATTCTTGCTGGATGCCTTGGATACGCAAATATTGCCGGAATTCGTGCGTATACATGAGCAACCTCATCTGAAAGCCGGGTTGGGCAGCGCCAATTACGATAGCGAGGGGGTTGCGACCCGAGAGCGCGATATCGTGGCCGACGGCGTTTTGCAATCTTACGTATTGAGTACCTATTCGGCCAGAAAGCTGGGGATGCAGAGTACCGGCAACGCCGACGGCGTACATAATCTGACCGTCGAGCCGGGCGGCAAGGATTTTGCCACCATGCTGCGGCAGATGGATAGAGGGTTGTTGGTGACCGAATTAATGGGGCAGGGTGTCAACATGGTGACCGGCGATTATTCGCGCGGCGCCTCCGGCTTCTGGGTGGAAAACGGCGAAATCCAGTATCCGGTGGAAGAAATCACCATCGCCGGCAATTTGCGCGATATGTTTCGGCATATTGTCGCCATCGGTAACGATGTCGATCTGCGGGGCAATATTCGCACCGGTTCGATTTTGGTCGAGCAAATGTCGGTAGCAGGGGAATAG
- the tldD gene encoding metalloprotease TldD, with protein MALLNQVTQSILAPHGMQAGDIDQVMAKLLSVPVDAADIYFQSSHFESWLLEGGIIKEGSHNIDHGAGVRVVSGDKTGFAYSDRIELPILLEAANNVKAIVRQGQSRRTQVAAGGDWPQLYAPLNPLASLPDREKIELLHRVDQYTRQLDPRIEEVIVSLAGVHDNVLIANQDGSLAADIRPLVRMNVSVIMVENGRRERGSMGGGARSDYSHFLNEDAALAYAREAVRQAQVNLEAGEAPAGNMTVVLGPGWPGILLHEAIGHGLEGDFNRKGTSAFSGKVGQRVASDLCTVVDDGTLPGRRGSLSIDDEGTPSQNTVLIENGILKGYMQDKLNARLMGVDATGNGRRESYAYLPMPRMTNTYMLPGPHDPAEIIGSVKQGLYAKNFGGGQVDITSGKFVFSASEAYLIENGKITRPVKGATLIGNGPDVLTRVSMVGNDLELDSGVGTCGKDGQSVPVGVGQPTLKIDGLTVGGTSV; from the coding sequence ATGGCATTATTAAATCAGGTTACTCAATCCATTTTGGCTCCGCATGGTATGCAAGCCGGCGATATCGACCAGGTGATGGCGAAACTGCTCAGTGTGCCGGTGGATGCCGCCGATATTTATTTTCAATCCAGTCATTTCGAGTCATGGCTTTTGGAAGGCGGTATCATTAAGGAAGGGAGCCATAATATCGACCATGGTGCCGGCGTCAGGGTGGTATCCGGCGATAAAACCGGTTTCGCCTACAGCGACCGCATCGAGTTGCCGATTTTGCTGGAAGCGGCCAATAACGTCAAAGCGATCGTCAGACAAGGGCAGAGCAGAAGGACCCAGGTCGCGGCCGGCGGAGACTGGCCGCAACTATATGCGCCGTTGAACCCGTTGGCCTCGTTGCCGGATCGGGAAAAAATAGAGCTGTTGCATAGAGTCGACCAGTACACCCGTCAGCTCGATCCGCGTATCGAGGAAGTCATCGTGAGTTTGGCCGGCGTCCATGACAATGTCTTGATCGCCAACCAGGACGGTTCGTTGGCGGCCGATATCCGGCCATTGGTCAGAATGAACGTCAGCGTCATCATGGTGGAAAACGGGCGCCGTGAACGAGGTAGCATGGGCGGCGGCGCACGCAGCGATTACAGTCATTTCCTCAATGAGGACGCCGCCTTGGCCTATGCGCGCGAGGCGGTCAGGCAGGCCCAGGTCAATTTGGAAGCCGGCGAAGCGCCGGCCGGCAACATGACCGTCGTGCTGGGGCCGGGCTGGCCCGGCATTTTGCTGCACGAGGCAATCGGCCATGGATTGGAAGGGGATTTCAACCGCAAAGGTACTTCTGCCTTCAGCGGAAAAGTCGGTCAGAGGGTGGCGTCGGATCTGTGTACCGTCGTGGACGACGGCACATTACCGGGACGGCGCGGTTCGTTGAGCATCGATGACGAAGGGACGCCGAGTCAAAATACCGTGTTGATAGAAAACGGCATACTGAAGGGCTACATGCAAGACAAGCTGAATGCGCGGCTGATGGGCGTCGACGCGACAGGTAACGGCCGCCGTGAGTCCTATGCTTATTTGCCGATGCCGCGCATGACCAATACCTATATGTTGCCTGGTCCGCACGATCCCGCTGAAATTATCGGTTCGGTCAAGCAAGGATTGTATGCAAAAAATTTCGGTGGCGGACAGGTCGATATCACTTCGGGTAAATTCGTGTTCTCCGCCAGCGAGGCTTATCTGATCGAAAACGGCAAGATCACTCGGCCGGTCAAGGGGGCGACATTGATCGGTAACGGTCCCGATGTGTTGACCCGGGTTTCCATGGTCGGCAACGACCTGGAATTGGACAGCGGCGTCGGTACCTGCGGCAAGGACGGGCAGAGCGTACCTGTCGGTGTCGGACAGCCTACCTTGAAGATCGACGGTTTGACTGTCGGCGGAACCAGCGTTTAA
- the bamC gene encoding outer membrane protein assembly factor BamC encodes MTVKALLLACLLLAVSACSSGKKYRDTTKLETPPRLAIVEHAPGRTEVEEKQTKKSLADSVFLDDLENPTVLSIKKLFDRSWDLVGQALDKKGIEITDKNREQGVYYVKYDASIDSGSQIFGNVKIFIFEQEYAEAEYKLTVAWHETATEVRAEMINKDKAVNEDGEELGDGSPKLLKALYDTIINELAD; translated from the coding sequence ATGACTGTGAAAGCACTTCTGTTGGCTTGTTTGTTATTGGCTGTATCGGCGTGTTCGTCAGGCAAGAAATACCGAGATACGACAAAGCTGGAAACGCCACCCCGTCTGGCTATCGTTGAGCACGCTCCTGGTCGTACCGAAGTCGAAGAGAAGCAGACAAAAAAATCCTTGGCCGATAGCGTCTTCCTGGACGATTTGGAAAATCCGACGGTCTTGAGCATCAAGAAATTGTTCGACCGGTCATGGGATTTGGTCGGGCAAGCCCTAGACAAGAAAGGGATTGAAATTACCGACAAAAATCGCGAACAAGGCGTGTATTATGTGAAATACGATGCGAGTATCGATTCGGGCAGTCAAATCTTTGGCAACGTTAAAATTTTCATTTTCGAACAAGAATACGCCGAAGCCGAATATAAGCTGACCGTAGCGTGGCATGAGACGGCCACGGAGGTACGAGCGGAAATGATCAACAAGGACAAGGCGGTGAACGAAGACGGCGAAGAGTTGGGAGACGGCTCACCTAAACTGTTGAAGGCTTTGTATGATACGATCATCAATGAACTGGCTGATTAG
- a CDS encoding carbon-nitrogen hydrolase family protein, with the protein MTICAAIQMASSPYVSSNLLQAEKLIDEAAKAGAKLIALPENFAIMGVNEYDKVKVREQDGDGPIQDFLSSTAKKYGVWLVGGTIPLVANADNKVRAACLVYDDRGERVGRYDKIHLFDVSVPDSDEVYRESDFIEPGDKALVLDSPFGKLGIAVCYDLRFPEFFRSMAKEGLDVLVVPAAFTAETGAAHWEVLLRARAIENLCYVVAPNQGGFHLNGRKTFGHSMIIDPWGVLLDCYKTGSGFVSADIDMERLQKTRQSFPVLEHRRFFCA; encoded by the coding sequence ATGACAATCTGTGCCGCCATACAAATGGCATCAAGCCCCTATGTCAGCTCCAATTTGCTGCAAGCGGAAAAATTGATCGACGAAGCCGCCAAAGCCGGCGCCAAATTGATCGCCTTGCCGGAAAATTTCGCCATCATGGGCGTGAATGAATACGACAAGGTCAAGGTTCGTGAGCAAGATGGAGACGGCCCGATTCAGGATTTTTTGTCCTCCACGGCAAAAAAATACGGTGTTTGGCTGGTGGGCGGTACGATTCCCCTGGTCGCCAACGCCGACAACAAGGTCAGGGCGGCCTGTTTGGTCTATGACGATCGCGGCGAACGTGTCGGCCGTTACGATAAAATTCATCTGTTCGATGTCAGTGTTCCAGATTCCGACGAGGTTTACCGGGAGTCGGATTTTATCGAGCCGGGCGACAAGGCCTTGGTCCTCGATTCACCGTTCGGTAAATTAGGGATAGCGGTCTGCTACGATCTGCGGTTTCCGGAATTTTTCCGCTCGATGGCGAAGGAAGGCCTGGATGTCTTGGTGGTTCCGGCCGCCTTTACCGCCGAAACCGGGGCCGCGCACTGGGAAGTATTGTTGAGAGCGAGGGCCATAGAAAATCTGTGCTACGTCGTGGCGCCGAATCAAGGCGGATTTCACCTGAATGGCCGCAAAACTTTCGGCCATAGCATGATCATAGACCCTTGGGGCGTGTTGCTCGACTGCTATAAGACAGGCAGTGGTTTCGTCAGCGCCGATATCGATATGGAGCGGCTGCAAAAAACCCGCCAATCCTTCCCCGTTTTGGAGCATCGCCGATTTTTTTGCGCTTGA